The genomic DNA CTCCTTTTTAAAGAATCCGCGCAGCAGGAAGTTGTGCTGAAGTGCTTCCATGTTGCGGTCAAACTTCTCGGTGCTGGTTTCCAGGTTTTTCATGGTGCTTTGCAGCTGGTTTGCAAAGTTAGGATCGTTGAGCAGTACGCCCACGGCACTGGACTGTCCTTTTAACTGGCCGGAGGCCTGCTGTAGGTTGTTTGCCATCTGGGTGGCTGATGCGGTAGCCTGTTGCAACTGGGCCACAGAAGCCTGCAGCTTATTAAATACGGTGGTATCGGTAAGCAGCTCGCTGGCCAGACCGTTCTCGGTATTCAGTTTGGCAGTGAAGCGGGTGAGGGCCGATGAGGCGCGTACCGTGTTGGCCGAGGTTTGCTGCAAGCTAGCCACCATAGACGAGAAGTTTTTCGCCAGCGTAGTGTCCGAGATCAAAGCGCCCATCGTGCCTTTGCCCTGCACCAGTTGCGAAGTAATTTCTTTTAAGTCGCCGGTGATGCTCACGAAGTTTTTGTTGTTCTCCTGCAGTGTCTTCATAATATCGTCGGTGTTCAGGTTGGGTACCGACTTCAGCATGTCGCCATTTTCTACAGCAGGCGACTGCTGGGTGCCATGCAGGATCTCGATTATCTGGTTTCCAATCAGGCTTTCGGAGCTGATCCGGGCAATGGCATCTTTGCGGATATACTTCTTGGAGCTTTCTTCAATATTCATGATCACCTGCACCTGTGAGGTTCCATAGAATTTAATCTCCTTTACATTTCCGATTTTTACTCCCGAGAACCACACATTATTACCTGGTTTAAGGCCTTCCACATCATCAAAAACGGTGCTGATACTGATACTTTGAATAAATCTTTTTTGCTGACCTCCGAGCGTCAGCACGGCGGCAACAAATATGATAAGGGCGAGGACTACGAAAATCCCCACTATAACGGAACGTCTGTTTTCTGCAGTACCCATCTAGTCTATAAAGTTGTAGTTGTAAAACGATTTTACGCGTTCATCATCCGTGTTAAACACTTCTTCAAACGTGCCCTGGCGCTGAAACTGGCCGTCCAGCAGCATCGCAATCCTGTCGCCCGTTTGCCGGGCGCAGGTCAGGTCGTGGGTGATGATGATGGAAGAAGTGTTAAACCTGCGTTGCACGTCGTTTATAAGCTTGTTTATTTCAATACTTGTAATCGGGTCCAGACCGGCCGTTGGCTCATCGTAGAGCATAATTTCGGGCCGCAGGATCAGGGTGCGGGCAATGCCGATGCGCTTGCGCTGGCCGCCGGATAATTCGGAAGGCATCTGGTTAATGGTTTGCGAAAGGCCCACAGC from Pontibacter liquoris includes the following:
- a CDS encoding MlaD family protein, which gives rise to MLTLGGQQKRFIQSISISTVFDDVEGLKPGNNVWFSGVKIGNVKEIKFYGTSQVQVIMNIEESSKKYIRKDAIARISSESLIGNQIIEILHGTQQSPAVENGDMLKSVPNLNTDDIMKTLQENNKNFVSITGDLKEITSQLVQGKGTMGALISDTTLAKNFSSMVASLQQTSANTVRASSALTRFTAKLNTENGLASELLTDTTVFNKLQASVAQLQQATASATQMANNLQQASGQLKGQSSAVGVLLNDPNFANQLQSTMKNLETSTEKFDRNMEALQHNFLLRGFFKKENKKKEEALPDSIK